One Panicum virgatum strain AP13 chromosome 3N, P.virgatum_v5, whole genome shotgun sequence DNA segment encodes these proteins:
- the LOC120665198 gene encoding uncharacterized protein LOC120665198, translated as MIHPLARLADSRAPRASLLFAEPPCLSHLIIPAHLADPPRHDPRGDDVSLLYGGVVKTSSGDGLLLLAFMDVSATAPIVATRGGTQERKLTAINLDCDITRFVCNPLSGQVFRLPDIDGTKKTSWYTEMGILTQSERPDRPPDRYAVAVLSEDGDGEGRSFVMRRFLSQTGKWEKLVGLPSPLPLPRRINIDREVLALAGRLWWVDASWGVISSDPFSGQPDLRFVELPRGSVTEPMEGLEDDGRVQGRYCHIGVSEGRLRYAEVSKEKPFLLSSFALDDDGSGWTLEHRVALSRVFPYGYEDQLSGDDTPHIGALDPLSASIMHLTVAELAFSLDMDREKLLSCSLRDEGTGVPCVLPPWLGSSRIPSAGTFSSTKTDAKKTLSDILVRADRDKRN; from the exons ATGATCCACCCGCTCGCGAGGCTGGCAGACTCGAGGGCGCCGCGCGCGTCCCTCCTGTTCGCCGAGCCCCCGTGCCTCTCCCACCTCATCATCCCCGCCCACCTCGCTGACCCGCCCCGCCACGACCCCCGCGGCGACGACGTGTCCCTTCTCTACGGCGGCGTCGTCAAAACCTCCAGCGgcgacggcctcctcctcctcgccttcaTGGACGTAAGCGCCACGGCCCCCATCGTCGCCACGCGCGGCGGCACTCAGGAGCGCAAGTTGACTGCCATCAACCTGGACTGCGACATCACGCGCTTCGTCTGCAACCCTCTCAGCGGCCAGGTGTTCCGGCTCCCGGACATCGACGGCACCAAGAAGACATCGTGGTACACGGAGATGGGCATCCTCACCCAATCTGAACGCCCGGACCGGCCGCCTGACAGGTACGCTGTCGCCGTGCTCAGTGAGGACGGCGACGGGGAGGGGCGAAGCTTCGTCATGCGGCGGTTTCTGTCGCAAACAGGGAAGTGGGAGAAGCTGGTGGGCTTGCCgtccccgctcccgctcccacgGCGGATCAATATAGACCGTGAGGTGCTGGCCTTGGCCGGCCGGCTCTGGTGGGTCGATGCGAGCTGGGGCGTCATCTCCTCGGACCCGTTCAGCGGCCAACCGGACCTCCGCTTTGTCGAGCTGCCGAGGGGCAGCGTGACAGAGCCCATGGAGGGTCTGGAGGACGACGGGCGGGTACAGGGGAGGTACTGCCACATTGGGGTCAGCGAGGGGAGGCTGCGCTACGCCGAGGTGTCCAAGGAGAAGCCTTTCCTGCTCAGTTCCTTTGCCCTTGATGATGATGGAAGCGGCTGGACACTGGAACACCGGGTGGCGCTTAGCCGAGTCTTCCCATATGGATATGAAGATCAATTGTCTGGGGATGATACGCCACACATCGGCGCTCTTGACCCACTGTCTGCAAGCATCATGCACCTCACAGTCGCAGAACTGGCTTTCTCCCTAGACATGGACAGGGAGAAGCTGCTTTCGTGTTCGTTGAGAGATGAAGGTACAGGCGTACCATGTGTTCTCCCACCGTGGCTTGGATCAAGCCGAATCCCTTCTGCAG GAACTTTTTCAAGCACAAAGACGGATGCCAAAAAGACTTTATCAGACATATTGGTTCGTGCGGACAGAGACAAGAGGAATTGA